A single genomic interval of Antechinus flavipes isolate AdamAnt ecotype Samford, QLD, Australia chromosome 1, AdamAnt_v2, whole genome shotgun sequence harbors:
- the LOC127559041 gene encoding survival motor neuron protein-like — protein MAALGSGVREHEEPVLFRRGTGQSDDSDIWDDTALIKAYDKAVASFKNALKNGEISETSDKQKSAGPKRKNIKNRNKKKTNPAPLKQWKVGDACCAVWSEDGNIYPATIASADLKRGTCVVVYTGYGNKEEQNLSDLLLPNSEGVHDEETLHENENESQSQYSTDESEKSSRSPGSKQNRIKSKAAHWNSYFPPPPPLPLPVPGLGKPGLKFSGPPPFLTGWPPPFPSGPPLIPPPPPMSPDSPEDADALGSMLIAWYMSGYHTGYYLGLKQHQKEGRHQHFN, from the exons agtGATGATTCTGATATATGGGATGATACAGCATTGATAAAAGCATATGACAAAGCTGTGGCATCATTTAAG AATGCTTTAAAGAATGGTGAAATTTCTGAAACTtcagacaaacaaaaaagtgctggacccaaaagaaaaaatattaagaacagaaacaagaaaaaaactaatcCAGCACCATTGAAACAg TGGAAAGTTGGTGATGCTTGTTGTGCAGTTTGGTCTGAAGATGGCAACATATATCCAGCTACTATTGCATCAGCTGATCTGAAGAGAGGGACATGTGTTGTAGTTTATACTGGCTATGGAAATAAAGAAGAACAGAATTTGTCTGATCTTCTTCTTCCAAATAGCGAAGGAGTTCATGATGAAGAAACTCTTCATGAa aatgaaaatgaaagtcaAAGTCAGTATTCAACAGATGAAAGTGAGAAGTCCTCCAGATCACCTGGAAGCAAACAGAATCGAATCAAATCCAAAGCTGCTCATTGGAATTCTTATTTCCCTCCTCCACCACCACTTCCTCTCCCAGTGCCAGGGCTGGGCAAG CCTGGACTGAAATTCAGTGGCCCACCACCCTTCCTTACAGGCTGGCCTCCACCATTTCCTTCAGGACCACCA TTaattcccccacctcctcccatgTCTCCTGATTCTCCTGAAGATGCTGATGCTTTGGGAAGTATGTTAATAGCCTGGTACATGAGTGGCTATCATACTGGTTATTATCTG GGCTTAAAACAACatcagaaagaaggaaggcatcAGCACTTCAATTAA